In one window of Bacteroidetes bacterium GWF2_43_63 DNA:
- a CDS encoding 30S ribosomal protein S9, translating into MSETLTLGRRKTAVARLRLSSGNGNVTVNGKDYKIYFPLETLQYIIDQPFIITGTTGKYDVRALLDGGGYKGQAEALRLAISRALVELNEEYRPALKEQGLMRRDPRMVERKKPGRPKARKRFQFSKR; encoded by the coding sequence ATGTCTGAAACTCTGACCTTAGGAAGAAGAAAAACAGCTGTTGCCCGTCTGAGACTGAGTTCCGGAAACGGAAACGTAACAGTCAACGGCAAGGATTATAAAATTTATTTCCCGCTCGAAACTCTTCAATATATTATTGATCAGCCGTTCATCATTACCGGTACCACTGGAAAATATGATGTGAGAGCACTGCTCGATGGTGGCGGATACAAAGGACAGGCCGAGGCTCTGCGTCTCGCCATTTCACGTGCCCTTGTGGAACTCAACGAAGAATATCGTCCTGCACTGAAAGAACAGGGATTGATGCGCCGCGACCCACGTATGGTTGAGCGTAAAAAACCTGGTCGTCCAAAAGCAAGGAAGAGATTCCAGTTCTCTAAACGATAG
- a CDS encoding 50S ribosomal protein L13 has protein sequence MDTLSYKTKSVNKANANKEWVIVDATDQTLGRFAAMVAFMLRGKHKPSFTPNSDCGDNVIVINAEKVMLTGKKLTDKEYVRHTGYPGGQRFTNPADLLKRKPEAVVEMAVKGMLPKTKLGAELFRNLYVYAGTEHKHEGQQPKSVNINEIK, from the coding sequence ATGGACACGCTCAGTTATAAAACGAAATCAGTCAACAAAGCCAACGCTAATAAAGAGTGGGTTATTGTTGACGCTACAGATCAGACTTTGGGACGCTTTGCCGCAATGGTGGCATTCATGCTCAGAGGCAAACACAAACCCAGCTTCACTCCGAATTCGGATTGCGGAGATAATGTCATTGTCATCAATGCTGAAAAAGTGATGTTGACTGGCAAAAAGCTGACAGATAAGGAATATGTGCGTCATACGGGATACCCTGGTGGACAGCGCTTTACCAATCCTGCTGATTTGCTGAAACGCAAACCCGAAGCCGTTGTTGAAATGGCTGTAAAGGGCATGCTTCCAAAAACAAAGCTGGGCGCTGAATTGTTCAGAAATCTGTATGTTTATGCAGGCACAGAGCACAAGCACGAAGGCCAGCAGCCCAAATCGGTGAATATTAACGAAATCAAATAA
- a CDS encoding nitrite reductase, whose amino-acid sequence MEEDIIICNCNEIYKSEIVKAIKEKGLKTVEEVGEATTAGTVCGSCQDDIQEILNEINK is encoded by the coding sequence ATGGAAGAAGATATTATCATTTGCAATTGCAACGAGATTTACAAAAGCGAAATCGTAAAAGCCATTAAAGAAAAAGGGCTTAAAACCGTTGAAGAAGTTGGAGAAGCAACTACGGCCGGCACTGTGTGCGGATCATGCCAGGACGACATTCAGGAAATCCTCAACGAAATCAACAAATAA
- a CDS encoding translation elongation factor Ts, with product MANISAQDVYKLRDLTGAGVMDCKNALVESEGDFEKAIEILRKKGQKLAVKRADREANEGYVIAAVDDTNTFGAVIMMNCETDFVAKNDDFVSASKSFADAAIAFKPKNIDELNALMIDGRSIADRVTDLVGKIGEKITLTHYDCIEAPCVVMYNHYNHRISTLAGLTEGGEKVIEAGKDVTMQIASMKPIAIDKDDVSAETIAKEIEIGKEQARQEGKPEEMLEKIAQGKLNKFYKESTLVNQDYIKDGSMTVAQYLKSVSPNLNVTKFYRLALGE from the coding sequence ATGGCAAACATTAGTGCACAAGACGTATATAAACTCCGCGATTTAACCGGAGCCGGTGTGATGGATTGTAAAAATGCCCTCGTTGAATCAGAAGGCGATTTCGAAAAAGCCATTGAAATTCTTCGCAAAAAAGGACAGAAACTGGCCGTTAAACGCGCCGACCGCGAAGCCAACGAAGGCTACGTGATTGCAGCTGTTGACGATACCAATACCTTTGGCGCTGTTATCATGATGAACTGCGAAACTGATTTCGTTGCTAAAAACGACGATTTCGTGTCTGCCAGCAAATCATTTGCTGACGCCGCTATCGCTTTCAAACCGAAAAACATCGACGAACTGAATGCTCTCATGATCGACGGACGCAGCATTGCAGACCGCGTGACTGATCTCGTTGGTAAAATTGGTGAGAAGATCACCCTTACCCATTACGATTGCATTGAAGCTCCCTGTGTTGTGATGTACAACCATTACAATCATCGCATCAGCACCCTTGCTGGTCTGACCGAAGGTGGCGAAAAAGTAATCGAAGCCGGGAAAGACGTGACCATGCAGATTGCATCGATGAAGCCTATTGCAATTGACAAGGACGATGTTTCGGCCGAAACCATTGCGAAGGAAATCGAAATCGGAAAAGAACAAGCTCGCCAGGAAGGCAAACCGGAAGAAATGCTTGAGAAAATTGCTCAGGGCAAACTCAATAAATTCTACAAGGAAAGCACCCTCGTGAATCAGGATTACATCAAGGACGGCAGCATGACTGTAGCTCAGTACCTGAAATCGGTAAGTCCAAATCTGAACGTGACTAAATTCTACCGCTTAGCTTTAGGCGAGTAA
- a CDS encoding 30S ribosomal protein S2 has protein sequence MSNLSFDQLLEAGCHFGHLKRKWNPNMAPYIFMEQNGIHIIDLYKTIAKLDEAGAALKQIAKSGRKILFVGTKKQAKEIVAEAAKNASMPYVVERWPGGMLTNFATIRKAVKKMVYIDKMLNDPSFTSISKRERLQIKREREKLEKNLGSIADLNKLPSALFVVDIAKEHIAVAEAQILGIPTFAIVDTNSDPKKVDFPIPGNDDAGKSISIILQEVVGFINEGLEERKMTKDVEATEEHEEEYDKDGNLIEAAGEEEDGSDKPKRKRVLSKATPKGGNRKTNIEVKD, from the coding sequence ATGTCAAACTTATCTTTTGATCAACTGCTCGAGGCCGGCTGTCACTTCGGTCACCTCAAACGCAAATGGAATCCCAACATGGCTCCTTATATTTTCATGGAGCAAAACGGAATTCACATCATCGACCTGTATAAAACCATCGCCAAGCTGGATGAAGCAGGCGCTGCTCTGAAACAGATCGCAAAATCAGGACGCAAAATTCTCTTTGTAGGAACAAAGAAACAGGCAAAGGAAATCGTTGCAGAAGCTGCAAAGAATGCCTCTATGCCTTATGTGGTTGAACGCTGGCCGGGCGGTATGCTCACCAACTTTGCCACCATCCGCAAAGCCGTGAAAAAAATGGTCTACATTGATAAAATGCTCAACGACCCATCTTTCACAAGCATTTCAAAACGTGAACGTCTGCAGATTAAACGCGAACGTGAAAAACTTGAAAAGAACCTTGGTTCAATCGCCGACCTGAACAAACTGCCTTCAGCACTTTTTGTTGTTGACATTGCCAAAGAACACATCGCTGTTGCCGAAGCTCAGATCCTGGGTATCCCAACCTTTGCAATTGTTGACACCAACTCAGATCCGAAAAAAGTTGACTTCCCTATTCCCGGAAACGATGACGCAGGAAAATCAATTTCAATCATTCTTCAGGAAGTTGTTGGTTTTATCAACGAAGGTCTCGAAGAAAGAAAAATGACAAAAGATGTCGAGGCTACCGAAGAGCACGAAGAAGAATATGACAAGGACGGCAACCTGATTGAAGCTGCTGGTGAAGAAGAAGACGGATCCGACAAGCCAAAACGCAAACGCGTTCTCAGCAAGGCAACACCTAAAGGTGGCAACCGCAAAACCAATATTGAAGTAAAAGACTAA